A region from the Desulfatiglans anilini DSM 4660 genome encodes:
- a CDS encoding FAD-binding and (Fe-S)-binding domain-containing protein: protein MDIAKVIPEIQEIVGAENVFYDRVECLSYSRDMSVHQGVPDAVVFAKTTEQIAAIMKIAHREKIPVTARGTGTSVTGAVLPVRGGLLLDLHQMNNILEINKADFYARLEPGVVCVQLNNRLAKDNLMFPPNPGSEVVATIGGMVSTNASGHRAVKYGTTRDYIKGLKVVLADGSIIETGTRAPKTSLGYDLTHLFTAAEGTLGIITEVIAKLEPKPEYAALALAIFGDLNAAGDAVTEVTTSGIKLAGCEILDKNSIKVVEKALGRDASKIEAILIMEADGVKEVVVRDMEKIGEICRKWNVQEFEWTDDPHKREEMMRARGGLVPTLSRLKPGNRLVPIAEDLGVPSSKIPETIRRAQEIAKKYNVLIATFGHVGDGNVHTTFVSDVRSRDDWDRLKPAVEELVATALEMKGTLSAEHGSGLTRAPHMEMQLGRSFDLMRKIKQALDPDNILNPGKMGLDDSERKPDIYDYFAFQPLVEHPEGLNSLGKSLDDEVLACIHCGFCRLGCPTFSVTHREARNARGRNALAFYFMNGTIEPSKELAEAFYSCTTCQACTYFCPARICVDEIVEGVRRKLYDAGFVPESVLAVRDNILKTGNVYASAQTDRIEIYPPALKEKAKKGELKAKAETLLFMGCVPSYLDMKMVPSLLKPLDAAGVDYTVLATEENCCGFPLYLMGSKDFESHAEQLMERIKATGAKELVTPCAGCFKTFKKLYPQLGEMGIEVHHSVTYFDKLIQEGSLKFKGDLGKKVTYHDPCDLGRALQIFDEPRRILQAVPGLEFAEMARNRLQSRCCGGGGGVQAFDPEMSVAMAAERVRDALAAGAEVIVSGCAACKDNLKKGAKAIPKGERGKIKIMDITEIVADAMA from the coding sequence ATGGATATCGCCAAGGTCATACCGGAGATTCAGGAGATTGTGGGTGCCGAGAACGTCTTCTACGATCGGGTGGAGTGCCTCAGCTATTCGCGGGATATGTCGGTCCACCAGGGCGTCCCCGACGCAGTGGTTTTCGCGAAGACGACCGAGCAAATCGCCGCCATCATGAAGATCGCGCACCGCGAAAAGATCCCCGTCACTGCACGGGGGACCGGAACCAGCGTCACCGGTGCGGTGTTGCCGGTAAGAGGCGGGCTGCTGCTGGACCTCCACCAGATGAACAACATCCTCGAGATCAACAAGGCGGATTTCTACGCTCGCCTCGAGCCCGGGGTCGTTTGTGTGCAGCTCAACAATCGGCTTGCCAAGGACAACCTCATGTTCCCCCCCAATCCGGGGAGCGAGGTCGTCGCTACCATCGGCGGCATGGTTTCCACCAACGCGAGCGGGCACCGCGCGGTCAAGTACGGGACGACGCGGGACTACATCAAGGGACTGAAGGTGGTCCTGGCCGACGGTTCCATCATCGAGACAGGCACGCGTGCACCCAAGACCTCCCTCGGATATGACCTGACGCATCTCTTTACGGCGGCCGAAGGGACCCTCGGGATTATCACGGAGGTCATCGCCAAGCTGGAGCCCAAACCGGAATATGCGGCGCTGGCCCTGGCCATCTTCGGGGATCTGAACGCGGCCGGCGATGCGGTGACCGAGGTGACCACCTCCGGGATCAAGCTGGCGGGGTGCGAGATCCTCGACAAGAACAGCATCAAGGTCGTCGAGAAGGCCCTCGGACGGGATGCGAGCAAGATCGAGGCGATTCTCATCATGGAGGCGGACGGCGTCAAGGAAGTGGTGGTCCGCGACATGGAGAAGATCGGCGAGATCTGCCGGAAATGGAACGTTCAGGAATTCGAGTGGACGGACGACCCCCACAAGCGGGAGGAGATGATGCGCGCCCGCGGCGGGCTGGTCCCGACCCTTTCGCGCTTGAAGCCGGGCAACCGCCTCGTGCCGATCGCTGAGGATCTGGGCGTACCGTCGAGCAAGATCCCGGAGACCATCCGGCGCGCCCAGGAGATCGCCAAGAAATACAACGTGCTGATCGCCACCTTCGGACACGTGGGCGATGGGAATGTGCATACGACCTTCGTCTCCGACGTGCGCAGCCGTGATGACTGGGACCGCCTGAAACCGGCGGTGGAAGAACTCGTTGCAACCGCCCTGGAGATGAAGGGAACGCTGAGCGCCGAGCACGGGAGCGGCCTGACCCGGGCGCCCCACATGGAGATGCAGCTCGGCCGGTCCTTCGATCTGATGCGGAAGATCAAGCAGGCGCTCGACCCGGACAACATCCTCAACCCGGGCAAGATGGGCCTCGATGATTCGGAGCGGAAGCCCGACATCTATGACTACTTCGCCTTCCAGCCGCTGGTGGAGCATCCCGAAGGTCTGAACTCGCTAGGCAAGAGCCTGGACGATGAAGTCTTGGCCTGCATCCACTGCGGGTTCTGCCGGCTGGGATGTCCGACCTTCAGCGTCACCCACCGGGAGGCTCGCAATGCGCGCGGCCGCAATGCCTTGGCCTTTTATTTCATGAACGGCACGATCGAGCCGTCGAAGGAACTGGCCGAGGCCTTTTACTCCTGCACCACCTGCCAGGCCTGTACCTACTTCTGCCCCGCCCGCATCTGCGTGGACGAGATCGTCGAGGGCGTGCGCCGCAAACTCTATGACGCTGGTTTCGTCCCCGAGTCGGTCCTGGCCGTTCGGGACAATATCCTGAAGACCGGCAACGTCTATGCGAGCGCCCAGACCGACCGGATCGAGATCTACCCGCCGGCCCTGAAGGAGAAGGCAAAGAAAGGTGAGTTGAAGGCCAAGGCCGAGACCCTGCTCTTCATGGGGTGCGTCCCGAGCTACCTCGATATGAAGATGGTGCCGAGCCTGCTGAAGCCGTTGGATGCCGCGGGCGTGGATTACACGGTGCTGGCGACGGAGGAGAACTGCTGCGGATTCCCCCTTTACCTGATGGGGTCCAAGGATTTCGAGTCCCATGCCGAGCAGTTGATGGAGCGGATCAAGGCTACGGGGGCGAAAGAACTCGTCACCCCTTGCGCCGGGTGCTTCAAGACCTTCAAGAAGCTTTACCCGCAGTTGGGTGAGATGGGCATCGAAGTGCATCACTCGGTGACCTATTTCGACAAGCTGATCCAGGAAGGAAGCCTGAAGTTCAAGGGGGATCTGGGCAAGAAGGTCACCTATCACGATCCGTGCGACCTCGGGCGCGCCCTGCAGATCTTCGATGAGCCGCGCCGGATCCTGCAGGCCGTCCCGGGACTGGAATTTGCCGAGATGGCGCGCAATCGGCTGCAGTCCCGCTGCTGCGGCGGCGGGGGCGGCGTCCAGGCGTTCGACCCGGAGATGTC
- a CDS encoding malonyl-CoA decarboxylase domain-containing protein, whose protein sequence is MVEPERQQKGMIGRNGSSSMVQQVLRAFDELEKEGRPLAAAFQTLRAGYHALGEPDRLRLFLEMLRRVEVSKASVASPIEALAQCDEGDPRWAGLLADLRRRILSPRLRRFRKLAHIPGGLKFILDFRGDLLAAQREGGVELGALDADIVFLLEMWFQEGFLYLEEITLDSSYRQIELIKNNDMVHPMTRIEEMGRRLGKDRRCFALYHRLLPFEPVIFIEVALTSGLARSMEEVLAPAGEGSRIDTAIFYSINNTQNGLAGLGLGRMLIGKVVDYLRGENEHVRTFATLSPIPGFWKRYLRPVLEGRKTDARLTCREIAGFFSKKGAAVVRARSDGEAEGDEAFCRALARILGEEQWVRDEELRRSLEGPLKRTTYVYLTEEKTGRGKPLNPVAAFHLGNGATVAPRHIHFLANPTPRGLQESCGVMVNYVYDSDWLGQIRRTFQWFDLMEVRGIFRRR, encoded by the coding sequence ATGGTTGAACCCGAACGGCAGCAAAAGGGCATGATTGGAAGGAATGGCTCGTCGAGCATGGTGCAGCAGGTCCTCAGGGCCTTCGACGAACTCGAGAAGGAGGGCAGGCCGCTGGCCGCCGCTTTCCAGACGCTTCGGGCGGGTTATCACGCCCTGGGGGAGCCCGATCGCTTGCGCCTCTTTCTGGAGATGCTCAGGCGGGTCGAGGTCTCCAAGGCCTCGGTCGCGTCTCCGATCGAGGCTCTTGCCCAGTGCGACGAGGGCGACCCCCGCTGGGCCGGTCTCCTCGCCGACCTGCGGAGGCGCATACTGTCCCCGCGGTTGAGGCGTTTCCGAAAGCTCGCGCACATCCCGGGAGGGCTCAAGTTCATTCTGGATTTCAGGGGCGACCTCCTCGCGGCGCAGCGGGAGGGGGGCGTGGAGTTGGGGGCGTTGGACGCGGACATCGTCTTTCTGCTGGAGATGTGGTTTCAGGAGGGATTCCTGTATCTCGAGGAGATCACCCTCGATTCATCCTACCGGCAGATCGAACTGATCAAGAACAACGACATGGTCCACCCGATGACGCGCATCGAGGAAATGGGGCGGCGTCTCGGAAAGGACCGGCGCTGTTTCGCCCTCTATCATCGACTGCTGCCGTTCGAACCGGTGATCTTCATCGAGGTGGCCCTCACCTCGGGGCTTGCCCGCAGCATGGAGGAGGTTCTCGCGCCGGCTGGGGAGGGCTCGAGGATCGATACGGCGATATTCTATTCCATCAACAACACCCAGAACGGTTTGGCGGGGCTTGGCCTTGGGAGGATGTTGATCGGCAAGGTCGTGGATTACCTGCGCGGTGAAAACGAACATGTCCGCACCTTCGCTACGTTGAGCCCTATCCCCGGTTTCTGGAAACGCTATCTGCGGCCTGTCCTGGAGGGCCGGAAAACGGATGCGCGACTGACTTGCAGAGAGATTGCGGGGTTCTTTTCCAAGAAGGGGGCGGCCGTGGTCAGGGCGCGTTCGGACGGCGAGGCGGAAGGGGACGAGGCCTTCTGCAGGGCCCTTGCCCGCATCCTTGGCGAGGAGCAGTGGGTCCGGGACGAGGAGTTGAGGCGAAGCCTCGAAGGGCCGCTGAAGCGCACGACCTATGTCTACCTGACAGAGGAGAAGACCGGGCGCGGCAAACCACTCAACCCCGTAGCCGCCTTCCATCTGGGCAACGGCGCGACCGTGGCCCCGCGCCACATCCACTTCCTGGCCAACCCCACCCCGAGGGGGCTGCAGGAGTCGTGCGGGGTGATGGTCAACTACGTTTACGACTCGGATTGGCTGGGACAGATTCGCCGGACATTTCAATGGTTTGATCTCATGGAAGTGCGGGGGATCTTCCGGCGGCGCTGA